The Lentzea guizhouensis genome contains a region encoding:
- a CDS encoding alpha/beta hydrolase codes for MRRAVLIAVAVVVTIVAVVFAFQRKLVYFPSPGPLPSAQEVLPGGRDVRLVTADSLLLDSWHFETRDAPATVVVFPGNGGNRLGRVPLARELVDAGLSVLLFDYRGYGGNPGKPSEEGLAMDARAALDLVDGPVVYFGESLGAAVAVELATHRAPAGMVLRSPFVSLAEVGSHHYPFLPVKMLLQDKYPVAERVSSVDVPTVVVLGAADSVVPPAQSRAVAAAARARLVEVTGADHNDEVLLSGREVVDAVVSVTPRG; via the coding sequence ATGCGCAGGGCGGTGTTGATCGCGGTGGCGGTGGTTGTCACCATCGTCGCCGTGGTCTTCGCGTTCCAGCGCAAGCTGGTCTACTTCCCCTCCCCCGGTCCGCTGCCGTCCGCGCAGGAGGTCCTGCCCGGTGGGCGGGACGTCCGGCTGGTGACGGCGGACAGTCTGCTGCTCGACAGCTGGCACTTCGAGACCCGCGACGCCCCGGCGACGGTGGTGGTGTTCCCGGGCAACGGCGGCAACCGGCTGGGCCGGGTGCCGTTGGCGCGGGAGCTGGTCGACGCGGGGCTGTCGGTGCTGCTGTTCGACTACCGCGGCTACGGCGGCAACCCCGGCAAGCCTTCCGAGGAGGGCCTGGCGATGGACGCGCGGGCGGCGCTGGACCTGGTCGACGGGCCGGTCGTCTACTTCGGTGAGTCGCTGGGCGCTGCGGTGGCGGTCGAGCTCGCGACCCACCGGGCGCCGGCGGGGATGGTGCTGCGCTCACCGTTCGTGTCGCTGGCGGAGGTCGGCTCGCACCACTACCCGTTCCTGCCGGTCAAGATGTTGTTGCAGGACAAGTACCCCGTGGCGGAGCGGGTGTCCTCGGTGGACGTTCCGACCGTGGTGGTGCTAGGGGCGGCGGACTCGGTGGTGCCGCCGGCGCAGTCGCGTGCGGTGGCCGCGGCGGCGCGGGCGAGGCTGGTCGAGGTGACCGGCGCCGACCACAACGACGAGGTGCTGCTCTCCGGCCGCGAGGTGGTCGACGCGGTCGTGTCGGTCACCCCGCGCGGCTAG
- a CDS encoding PP2C family serine/threonine-protein phosphatase produces MDTLKCPDCFAPISAEDRFCEACGRNLLVRRTPIGGPTGPAQASCILCGSPDIDDEDYCTQCGRHQPSARDRVEYSLGAVSGVSDRGKRRARNEDSMAFGQVAGAGVAAVVCDGVASSERAEQASQAAADAAVDVLLNALIESADAEQAMVDAVAASCLAVEQLVENEPVEPGGRGVAPSCTFVSAVVTPSSVTVGWVGDSRAYWLAEEGSKQLTTDDTWAAQLVAEGVLTEEQARTDRRAHVLSRWIGADAGPVVPQVVTLRPTTPGTFLLCSDGLHNYRPQPEDLQPLLPCGPEEFVKVALDAGGHDNITVVLVPFVPGD; encoded by the coding sequence ATGGACACCCTGAAGTGCCCGGACTGCTTCGCGCCCATCTCGGCGGAGGACCGGTTCTGCGAGGCGTGCGGGCGCAACCTGCTGGTGCGGCGCACGCCCATCGGCGGGCCGACCGGCCCCGCGCAGGCCTCGTGCATCCTCTGTGGATCGCCCGACATCGACGACGAGGACTACTGCACGCAGTGCGGCCGGCACCAGCCGTCGGCGCGTGACCGGGTGGAGTACTCGCTCGGCGCGGTGTCGGGGGTGAGCGACCGGGGCAAGAGGCGGGCGCGCAACGAGGACTCGATGGCGTTCGGCCAGGTCGCGGGCGCCGGTGTCGCGGCGGTGGTGTGCGACGGGGTGGCGTCGTCGGAGCGCGCGGAGCAGGCCTCGCAGGCGGCGGCGGACGCGGCGGTGGACGTGCTGCTCAACGCGTTGATCGAGTCGGCGGACGCCGAGCAGGCGATGGTGGACGCGGTGGCCGCGTCGTGCCTGGCGGTGGAGCAGCTGGTGGAGAACGAGCCGGTCGAGCCGGGTGGCCGCGGGGTGGCGCCGTCGTGCACGTTCGTCTCGGCGGTGGTGACGCCGTCGTCGGTGACGGTCGGCTGGGTGGGCGACTCCCGGGCGTACTGGCTGGCCGAGGAGGGCTCCAAGCAGCTGACCACGGACGACACGTGGGCGGCGCAGCTGGTGGCCGAGGGTGTGCTGACCGAGGAGCAGGCGCGCACGGACCGGCGCGCGCACGTGCTGTCGCGGTGGATCGGCGCGGACGCGGGCCCGGTGGTGCCGCAGGTGGTGACGCTGCGGCCGACCACGCCGGGCACGTTCCTGCTGTGCTCGGACGGGCTGCACAACTACCGGCCGCAGCCCGAAGACCTGCAGCCGTTGCTGCCGTGCGGGCCGGAGGAGTTCGTGAAGGTGGCGCTGGACGCGGGCGGGCACGACAACATCACGGTGGTGCTGGTGCCGTTCGTGCCGGGCGACTGA
- a CDS encoding serine/threonine-protein kinase — protein MVGVAVGGDGSGRSRRGSARSMSRGRLGAGLVEVPRVPYRDPKTAVLADPEVPEAKRFCSRCGKKVGRAKNGNPGRVEGFCPQCGHRYSFTPKLEPGEVLHDQYEVLGCLAHGGLGWLYLALDHAVSDRWVVLKGLLDSGDADAMAAALAERRFLAEVEHPNIVKIHNFIRHADRTTGNLVEYIVMEYVGGESIKEMITRSRREGRGDEALPLAQAIAYVLEILPALGYLHGVGLLYCDFKPDNMIHTEEQLKLIDLGAVRRVDDHHSPIYGTVGYQAPEIGTIGPSVFSDIYTVGRALAVMSFPFDFRGRCKDRLPTVDEEPLLGRFSSFHRLLLRATNPNPELRFCSAEDMAEQLTGVLREVLALQDGVARPGMSRQFTPERRRFGVEGGLDLTEVVTALPAPIVSTSDAAASWLATATTSDPAGLRKAPELTVEVRFRIVRVLIESGDTAAAMRELDALTAPSMFDESEIDPEDWRPDWYRGLAAVSDGRAQEALGFFDAVCSAVPGEAAPKLALGVCAEATGDLEAAACWYELVWRTDHAYVSAAFGLARVLLARGDRARAVQVLLSVPDTSSQHLAAQVLAVRAQLGDCGAEDLVAAGERLRALDIDVHSHTQLAAEVLEAAFDYVTRNQAAEGRVLDCALSEHELRLGLERRYRTLARFAATPEERIALVDRANAVRPRTLV, from the coding sequence GTGGTCGGTGTCGCAGTCGGCGGCGACGGGTCGGGCCGGTCGCGGCGGGGGTCGGCGCGGTCGATGAGCCGGGGCCGGTTGGGCGCGGGGCTGGTGGAGGTGCCGCGGGTGCCCTACCGGGACCCGAAGACCGCGGTGCTGGCCGACCCGGAGGTGCCGGAGGCGAAGCGGTTCTGCTCGAGGTGCGGCAAGAAGGTCGGCCGGGCCAAGAACGGCAACCCCGGCCGGGTGGAGGGCTTCTGCCCGCAGTGCGGTCACCGCTACTCGTTCACCCCGAAGCTCGAACCGGGTGAGGTGCTGCACGACCAGTACGAGGTGCTCGGCTGCCTGGCGCACGGCGGCCTGGGCTGGCTGTACCTGGCGCTGGACCACGCGGTGAGTGACCGGTGGGTGGTGCTCAAAGGCCTGCTCGACTCAGGCGACGCGGACGCGATGGCGGCGGCGCTGGCGGAACGGCGGTTCCTCGCCGAGGTCGAGCACCCGAACATCGTGAAGATCCACAACTTCATCCGGCACGCCGACCGGACGACCGGGAACCTGGTCGAGTACATCGTGATGGAGTACGTCGGCGGCGAGTCGATCAAGGAGATGATCACCCGGTCGCGCCGGGAGGGCCGCGGTGACGAGGCGCTGCCGCTGGCCCAGGCCATCGCCTACGTGCTGGAGATCCTGCCCGCGCTCGGCTACCTGCACGGGGTGGGCCTGCTGTACTGCGACTTCAAGCCGGACAACATGATCCACACCGAGGAGCAGCTCAAGCTGATCGACCTGGGCGCGGTGCGCCGCGTCGACGACCACCACTCGCCGATCTACGGCACGGTGGGCTACCAGGCGCCGGAGATCGGCACGATCGGGCCGTCGGTGTTCTCCGACATCTACACCGTGGGCCGGGCGCTGGCGGTGATGAGCTTCCCGTTCGACTTCCGCGGCCGCTGCAAGGACCGGCTGCCCACGGTGGACGAGGAGCCGCTGCTGGGCCGGTTCTCGTCGTTCCACCGGTTGCTGCTGCGGGCGACGAACCCGAACCCGGAGCTGCGGTTCTGCTCCGCCGAGGACATGGCCGAGCAGCTCACCGGTGTGCTGCGCGAGGTGCTGGCGCTGCAGGACGGGGTGGCGCGGCCGGGCATGTCGCGGCAGTTCACCCCGGAACGCCGCCGGTTCGGCGTGGAGGGCGGCCTGGACCTGACCGAGGTGGTCACGGCGTTGCCCGCGCCGATCGTGAGCACCTCCGACGCGGCGGCCTCGTGGCTGGCGACGGCGACGACGTCGGACCCGGCGGGGTTGCGCAAGGCACCGGAGCTCACCGTGGAGGTGCGGTTCCGGATCGTGCGGGTGCTGATCGAGTCCGGTGACACGGCGGCGGCGATGCGGGAGCTGGACGCGCTGACGGCGCCGTCGATGTTCGACGAGTCGGAGATCGACCCGGAGGACTGGCGCCCGGACTGGTACCGGGGGCTGGCGGCGGTGAGCGACGGCCGCGCCCAGGAGGCGCTGGGGTTCTTCGACGCGGTGTGCTCGGCGGTGCCGGGTGAGGCGGCGCCCAAGCTCGCGCTGGGGGTGTGCGCGGAGGCGACCGGCGACCTGGAGGCGGCGGCGTGCTGGTACGAGCTGGTGTGGCGCACCGACCACGCGTACGTGTCGGCGGCGTTCGGGCTGGCGCGGGTGCTGCTCGCACGCGGTGACCGGGCACGGGCGGTGCAGGTGCTGCTGTCGGTGCCCGACACCTCCTCGCAGCACCTGGCCGCGCAGGTCCTGGCGGTGCGCGCGCAGCTCGGCGACTGCGGCGCCGAGGACCTCGTCGCGGCCGGGGAACGGTTGCGGGCCTTGGACATCGACGTCCACTCGCACACGCAGCTGGCGGCCGAGGTGCTGGAGGCGGCGTTCGACTACGTGACCCGCAATCAGGCGGCCGAGGGCAGGGTGCTGGACTGTGCACTCTCCGAACACGAGCTTCGGCTGGGTCTCGAGCGGCGCTACCGCACGCTGGCCCGGTTCGCGGCCACGCCGGAGGAACGGATCGCATTGGTGGACCGCGCGAACGCGGTAAGGCCTAGGACGTTGGTTTGA
- a CDS encoding glutamate ABC transporter substrate-binding protein: MRRLALAAVLLAGACTSGPAPSEVVPKEAPVPVPAGASTLTNPPSASPGPAPQCNATASLRPGALPPAGQMPAGSTMDRILQRGRLIAGVDQNSYLMGFRNSFTGEIEGFDVDVARQIARAIFGDASKVQFKVVTAAERIGVLQRGEVDVVARTMTITCERLQDVDFSAVYYQAGQRVLVRRNSGIAGVEALGDKTVCVASGSTSLNNVAGRARTLVSVPNWTDCLVMLQQGQVDAISTDDTILAGLAAQDPYTEVVGARFTDESYGIGVPKGQEDLVRFVNGVLERMRTDGTWAETYRRWLGTLGPAPQPPVARYRD; the protein is encoded by the coding sequence ATGAGGCGACTGGCACTCGCGGCGGTCCTGCTGGCCGGCGCGTGCACCAGCGGGCCCGCGCCCAGCGAGGTGGTGCCGAAGGAGGCGCCGGTGCCGGTGCCGGCGGGGGCGAGCACGCTCACGAACCCGCCGTCGGCCTCCCCCGGTCCGGCACCGCAGTGCAACGCGACGGCGAGCCTGCGTCCCGGTGCGCTGCCGCCGGCCGGGCAGATGCCGGCGGGTTCCACGATGGACCGCATCCTGCAGCGCGGCCGGTTGATCGCCGGGGTGGACCAGAACTCGTACCTGATGGGGTTCCGCAACTCGTTCACCGGCGAGATCGAGGGCTTCGACGTCGACGTGGCCCGCCAGATCGCCAGGGCGATCTTCGGCGACGCGTCGAAGGTGCAGTTCAAGGTGGTCACGGCGGCGGAACGGATCGGCGTGCTGCAGCGCGGCGAGGTCGACGTGGTGGCCAGGACGATGACGATCACCTGCGAACGCCTCCAGGACGTCGACTTCTCGGCCGTGTACTACCAGGCGGGTCAGCGGGTGCTGGTGCGCCGCAACTCCGGCATCGCCGGTGTGGAGGCGCTGGGTGACAAGACGGTGTGCGTGGCGTCGGGGTCGACGTCGCTGAACAACGTGGCCGGGCGGGCGCGCACGCTGGTGTCGGTGCCGAACTGGACGGACTGCCTGGTGATGCTGCAGCAGGGGCAGGTGGACGCGATCTCCACCGACGACACGATCCTGGCGGGGCTGGCGGCGCAGGACCCGTACACCGAGGTGGTGGGGGCGCGGTTCACCGACGAGTCGTACGGCATCGGGGTGCCCAAGGGGCAGGAGGACCTGGTGCGGTTCGTCAACGGCGTGCTGGAACGCATGCGCACCGACGGCACGTGGGCGGAGACCTACCGGCGGTGGCTGGGCACGCTGGGTCCGGCGCCGCAGCCGCCGGTCGCCCGGTACCGGGACTAG